In the genome of Bradyrhizobium sp. CIAT3101, one region contains:
- a CDS encoding SDR family oxidoreductase — protein sequence MTERVTLITGASAGIGTELARVFAANGHRLALTARRADRLEALANELTSKCGKKPIVIACDLQQADAGERIAAALAAEEVELDNLVNNAGFGVFGDAIERDRDEQVGIVDVNVRALTDLSLRFADQLIRNKGGLLNVGSVAGFLPGPGMAVYYASKAYVISLTEALRAELAPRGVRVTVLCPGPVQTEFQGRAGVGAGHDTAILNVPAADVAQQAYRGLMANKRAVLPGLGIKIVPFALRFFPRGFILSATSRFQRQRH from the coding sequence GTGACTGAGCGGGTAACGTTGATCACCGGTGCCTCGGCAGGCATCGGCACGGAGCTGGCGCGTGTATTTGCCGCGAACGGACACCGGCTCGCGCTGACGGCGCGACGTGCCGACCGGCTTGAGGCGCTCGCAAACGAGCTCACCTCCAAGTGCGGCAAGAAGCCGATCGTGATCGCCTGCGATCTGCAGCAGGCCGATGCCGGCGAAAGGATCGCCGCCGCACTCGCTGCCGAAGAGGTCGAGCTCGACAATCTCGTCAACAATGCCGGATTCGGCGTGTTCGGTGACGCCATCGAGCGCGACCGCGACGAGCAGGTCGGCATCGTCGACGTCAACGTCCGCGCGTTGACCGACCTGTCGCTGCGCTTTGCCGACCAGCTCATCAGGAACAAGGGCGGCCTGCTCAATGTCGGCTCCGTCGCGGGCTTCCTGCCGGGACCCGGCATGGCGGTCTATTACGCGTCCAAGGCCTATGTGATTTCGCTCACCGAGGCCTTGCGGGCGGAGCTCGCGCCGCGCGGCGTTCGCGTCACCGTGCTGTGCCCGGGACCGGTGCAGACCGAATTCCAGGGGCGCGCCGGCGTTGGCGCCGGCCACGATACGGCGATTCTCAATGTCCCGGCCGCCGATGTCGCACAGCAGGCCTATCGTGGCCTGATGGCGAACAAACGGGCAGTGCTGCCCGGTCTCGGTATCAAGATCGTACCGTTCGCGCTGCGCTTCTTCCCGCGCGGCTTCATCCTGTCCGCCACCAGCCGGTTTCAGCGGCAGAGGCATTAG
- a CDS encoding glutamine amidotransferase, with translation MSFRTDRFGGAEVVPFPGRTPSAAASEPLLPVLIVLHQESSTPGRVGNALRALGHRLDIRRPRFGDPLPDTLDRHAGAVVFGGPMSANDPDDYVRREIDWIEIPLREQRPFLGICLGAQMLAMQLGARVAPHAQALTQIGYYPIRPTAAGRALCPDWPAQVYHWHREGFQLPRGAELLAEGDDFPIQAFRTGNAFGVQFHPDVTYAMMHCWTTRGYDGLSAPGARERHHHFADRAVHDAAERAWLDHFIRGWLTRRPVLAQAAE, from the coding sequence ATGTCGTTTCGGACGGACAGGTTTGGTGGCGCAGAGGTGGTGCCCTTCCCCGGAAGGACGCCGAGCGCGGCCGCCTCCGAACCCCTCCTGCCGGTTCTGATCGTCCTGCACCAGGAATCCTCGACACCCGGCCGCGTCGGCAATGCGCTGCGCGCGCTCGGCCACCGCCTCGATATTCGCAGGCCACGCTTCGGCGATCCCCTGCCCGACACGCTCGACCGGCATGCCGGCGCGGTGGTCTTCGGCGGCCCGATGAGCGCCAATGATCCCGACGACTACGTTCGCCGCGAGATCGACTGGATCGAAATTCCACTTCGCGAGCAGCGGCCGTTCCTCGGCATCTGCCTGGGCGCGCAGATGCTGGCGATGCAGCTCGGCGCACGCGTCGCGCCGCATGCGCAGGCGCTGACCCAGATCGGCTACTATCCGATCCGCCCGACTGCGGCCGGCCGCGCGCTCTGCCCGGACTGGCCGGCGCAGGTGTATCACTGGCATCGCGAAGGATTTCAGTTGCCGCGCGGTGCCGAATTGCTGGCGGAAGGCGATGATTTCCCGATCCAGGCGTTCCGCACCGGCAACGCCTTCGGCGTGCAGTTTCATCCCGACGTGACCTACGCGATGATGCATTGCTGGACCACGCGCGGCTATGACGGTCTCAGCGCGCCCGGCGCGCGCGAACGGCATCATCATTTTGCAGATCGCGCAGTCCATGACGCCGCGGAACGCGCCTGGCTCGACCACTTCATCCGCGGCTGGCTGACGCGCCGCCCGGTGCTGGCGCAAGCCGCCGAGTAG
- a CDS encoding enoyl-CoA hydratase has product MAYEHILYEVSDRIATITLNRPDRMNAWTPVMERDVRHAMETASADDNVRVIVLTGAGRAFCAGADMDALKGLDPNDVRRASNLPPFDMNRRPDWQTRYGFYPSIGKPVIAMLNGATAGIGLVHALYCDLRFAADNTVFTTAFARRGLIAEHGISWMLPRIVGHANAMDLLLSARRVPSEEALRIGLVNRLCSPEKLREETYAYARDLADMVSPSAMAVIKRQLYEVPFQTLAEATIEANREMMVALNGSDFREGVASFMEKRPPRFTGK; this is encoded by the coding sequence ATGGCCTATGAGCATATTCTCTACGAGGTGAGCGACCGGATCGCGACCATCACACTCAATCGCCCCGACCGGATGAATGCGTGGACGCCGGTGATGGAGCGCGACGTGCGCCACGCGATGGAAACCGCAAGCGCCGATGACAATGTCCGCGTCATCGTGCTGACAGGGGCGGGCCGCGCCTTCTGCGCCGGCGCCGACATGGATGCGCTGAAAGGGCTCGATCCCAACGACGTCAGGCGCGCCTCGAACCTGCCGCCGTTCGACATGAACCGTCGGCCGGATTGGCAAACGCGCTATGGCTTCTATCCGTCGATCGGCAAGCCGGTCATTGCGATGCTCAACGGCGCGACCGCCGGCATCGGGCTTGTCCACGCACTCTATTGCGATCTGCGCTTTGCCGCCGACAACACCGTGTTTACGACGGCCTTCGCGCGGCGCGGCCTGATTGCCGAGCACGGCATCAGCTGGATGCTGCCGCGCATCGTCGGTCACGCCAATGCGATGGATCTGCTGCTCTCGGCGCGCCGTGTTCCGAGCGAAGAGGCACTTCGAATCGGGTTGGTCAACCGGCTCTGCTCGCCCGAAAAGCTGCGCGAGGAGACTTACGCCTATGCCCGCGACCTCGCCGACATGGTTTCGCCGAGCGCGATGGCCGTGATCAAGCGCCAACTCTACGAGGTACCGTTCCAGACCCTGGCCGAGGCAACCATCGAGGCCAACCGGGAGATGATGGTGGCGCTGAACGGGAGCGATTTCCGCGAGGGCGTCGCGAGCTTCATGGAGAAGCGGCCGCCGAGGTTTACGGGGAAGTAG
- a CDS encoding YggT family protein, translated as MRPIVFILIQIINLYIYLLIASAILSWLIAFNVVNTRNQFVGAVWEFLYRITEPVLGPIRRRLPAMGGLDLSPIVAFFVLWLIQLYLAEYVYPNVP; from the coding sequence ATGCGCCCGATAGTCTTCATTCTGATCCAGATCATCAATCTCTACATCTACCTGCTGATCGCATCGGCAATCCTGTCCTGGTTGATCGCGTTCAACGTCGTCAACACGCGCAACCAGTTCGTCGGTGCCGTGTGGGAGTTTCTCTATCGGATTACCGAGCCGGTCTTGGGTCCGATTCGGCGCAGGCTGCCCGCGATGGGCGGGCTCGATCTGTCTCCGATCGTCGCCTTCTTCGTGCTCTGGCTGATCCAGCTCTATCTTGCCGAGTACGTCTATCCGAACGTGCCGTAG
- a CDS encoding DUF167 domain-containing protein — MVPWRASTTGVSIALRVTPRGGRDGIEGIEQLSDGRSVLKVRVRAIADGGEANRAVLALLAKSLGVPKASVSLLSGATSRLKQIAVAGDPARLTEALHELASVKSTDQGN; from the coding sequence ATGGTTCCTTGGCGTGCCTCCACCACGGGCGTCAGCATCGCATTGCGCGTGACGCCGCGTGGCGGGCGTGACGGCATCGAAGGGATCGAGCAGCTCTCCGACGGCCGCAGCGTGTTAAAGGTGCGGGTGCGGGCCATCGCCGATGGCGGCGAGGCCAATCGCGCGGTTCTGGCGCTGCTGGCGAAGTCGCTCGGCGTGCCCAAGGCCAGCGTCAGTCTCTTGTCGGGGGCGACGTCGCGGCTGAAGCAAATCGCGGTCGCGGGTGATCCCGCACGGCTTACCGAGGCGTTGCACGAGCTCGCTTCCGTCAAATCGACAGACCAAGGGAACTGA
- the folD gene encoding bifunctional methylenetetrahydrofolate dehydrogenase/methenyltetrahydrofolate cyclohydrolase FolD: MTAKIIDGKVIAADLRARVADEVARVKREHNLVPGLAVVLVGNDPASEVYVRSKHTQTQAACMASFEHRLPADVSQADLLAVVAKLNRDPAVHGILVQLPLPKGLNTEAVINAIDPAKDVDGLHPNNAGRLAGGFEALSPCTPLGCIILTKSVHPSLEGMNAVVIGRSNLVGRPLVQLLLNENATVTIAHSRSRDLPGIVKQADLVYAAVGRPEMVRGDWLKPGATVIDIGINRIPKDDGKTRLVGDVAYQEALGVAGAVTPVPGGVGQMTVACLLVNTLRAACAIAGLPKPAV, from the coding sequence ATGACGGCCAAGATCATCGATGGAAAGGTCATCGCGGCAGACCTTCGCGCCCGCGTCGCGGACGAGGTCGCCCGCGTCAAGCGCGAGCACAATCTGGTGCCGGGCCTCGCAGTGGTTCTGGTCGGCAACGACCCCGCCAGTGAAGTCTATGTCCGCTCCAAGCATACGCAGACGCAAGCCGCCTGCATGGCCTCGTTCGAGCACAGGCTGCCGGCCGACGTTTCGCAGGCCGATCTGCTGGCGGTGGTCGCAAAGCTCAACCGCGATCCCGCCGTGCACGGCATCCTCGTGCAACTGCCGCTGCCCAAGGGGCTGAACACCGAGGCCGTGATCAATGCCATCGATCCCGCCAAGGATGTCGATGGCCTGCATCCGAACAATGCCGGGCGGTTGGCCGGAGGCTTCGAGGCGCTGTCGCCCTGCACGCCGCTCGGCTGCATCATCCTGACCAAGAGCGTGCACCCGTCTCTCGAAGGCATGAATGCCGTCGTGATCGGCCGCTCCAATCTGGTCGGTCGCCCGCTGGTGCAATTGCTGCTGAACGAGAACGCGACGGTGACGATCGCGCATTCGCGCTCGCGCGACCTGCCCGGGATCGTCAAGCAGGCCGATCTCGTCTACGCGGCTGTCGGCAGGCCCGAGATGGTGCGCGGCGACTGGCTCAAGCCGGGTGCGACCGTGATCGATATCGGCATCAACCGGATTCCGAAGGACGACGGCAAGACCCGCCTCGTCGGCGATGTCGCCTATCAGGAAGCGCTGGGCGTGGCCGGTGCGGTGACGCCGGTGCCGGGCGGCGTCGGCCAGATGACGGTCGCCTGCCTGCTCGTCAATACGCTGCGCGCGGCTTGCGCGATCGCGGGCCTGCCGAAGCCGGCGGTGTAG
- the ppa gene encoding inorganic diphosphatase: MRIDAVSIGKNVPEDVNVIIEVPVGGEPIKYEMDKEAGTLVVDRFLYTPMRYPGNYGFIPHTLSDDGDPCDVLIINTRAIIPGAVMSVRPVGVLFMEDEAGGDEKILAVPSSKLTQRYDKVKSYSDLPDITLQQIQHFFEHYKDLEKGKWVKITRWGGPEEAQKLILEGIEREKKKKA, translated from the coding sequence ATGCGTATCGATGCGGTCTCGATCGGAAAAAACGTCCCCGAGGACGTCAATGTCATCATCGAAGTCCCCGTGGGCGGCGAGCCGATCAAATACGAGATGGACAAGGAAGCCGGCACGCTCGTCGTCGACCGCTTCCTCTACACGCCGATGCGTTACCCCGGCAATTACGGCTTCATCCCGCACACCCTGTCGGATGACGGCGATCCCTGCGACGTGCTGATCATCAACACCCGCGCCATCATTCCCGGCGCCGTCATGAGCGTGCGCCCGGTCGGCGTGCTGTTCATGGAAGACGAGGCCGGCGGCGACGAGAAGATTCTGGCGGTGCCGTCGTCGAAGCTGACGCAGCGCTACGACAAGGTGAAGTCGTATTCCGACCTGCCCGACATCACGCTGCAGCAGATCCAGCACTTCTTCGAGCACTACAAGGATCTCGAGAAGGGCAAGTGGGTGAAGATCACGCGCTGGGGCGGCCCCGAGGAAGCCCAGAAGCTGATCCTCGAAGGCATCGAGCGCGAGAAGAAAAAGAAGGCGTAA
- a CDS encoding GNAT family N-acetyltransferase: MSTTLIEVRPAKAADATAVASTHDEAWRSAYQGIIPGAELEKLINRRGPQWWDSAIRKGSRVSVLVFGDKIAGYANYGRNRARSLHFDGEIYELYLRPEFQGLGFGRRLFTAARRDLMQSNLKSMVVWALSDNDPATEFYRALGGRMVARSSERFGPKSLDKVAFAWTN; this comes from the coding sequence ATGAGCACAACCCTGATCGAGGTCCGGCCGGCCAAAGCTGCAGATGCAACTGCGGTGGCGTCCACCCATGACGAAGCCTGGCGTTCCGCCTATCAGGGCATCATTCCCGGCGCCGAGCTGGAGAAGCTGATCAACCGCCGCGGTCCGCAATGGTGGGACAGCGCGATCCGCAAGGGCAGCCGCGTCAGCGTGCTGGTGTTCGGCGACAAGATCGCAGGCTACGCCAACTACGGTCGCAACCGCGCCCGCAGCCTGCATTTCGACGGCGAGATCTACGAGCTCTACCTGCGTCCGGAATTCCAGGGCCTCGGCTTCGGCCGCCGCCTGTTCACCGCCGCGCGCCGCGACCTCATGCAGAGCAATCTGAAGAGCATGGTGGTGTGGGCGCTCTCGGACAACGATCCCGCGACCGAGTTCTACCGGGCGCTGGGCGGCCGCATGGTGGCGCGCTCCTCGGAGCGGTTCGGGCCGAAGTCGCTCGACAAGGTTGCCTTCGCTTGGACCAATTGA
- a CDS encoding alpha/beta fold hydrolase: protein MRLFNTTALLSLLVLLTASPVCAQITFGASGAESAPFRRQEWRVPSPDTDIAARALLFRPAGSGPFRLAVIAHASTQNVLRRAQMPQPEYRALAAFLVARGFAVLVPERLGHGATGGRYVEDQGGCDEADYARAGRATAEEISLALDYLQKQDFIRKDAAVVIGHSAGGWGALALADADPKTISAIIAFAPGRGGHANDEPNKVCAPHTLLAAAAEFGKAARIPVTSLVAANDSYFTPAFSKEIANAFRGGGGKDDVRILPAVGSEGHWMIELDAGVQAASSELARALNLPKPVATKKP, encoded by the coding sequence ATGCGGCTCTTCAACACAACTGCGCTCCTGTCTCTGCTGGTCCTGCTGACGGCGTCGCCTGTGTGCGCGCAGATCACGTTCGGGGCATCGGGCGCGGAGAGCGCGCCGTTCCGCCGCCAGGAATGGCGGGTGCCGTCGCCGGATACCGACATTGCCGCGCGCGCGCTGCTGTTTCGTCCCGCAGGTAGCGGTCCGTTCCGGCTTGCGGTGATCGCGCATGCATCGACGCAGAACGTGCTGCGTCGCGCGCAAATGCCGCAGCCGGAATATCGCGCGCTCGCAGCGTTTCTCGTCGCGCGCGGCTTTGCCGTGCTGGTGCCGGAGCGGCTGGGCCATGGCGCGACCGGTGGCCGCTATGTCGAGGATCAGGGCGGCTGCGACGAAGCGGACTACGCCCGCGCCGGCCGCGCCACCGCTGAGGAAATTTCGCTGGCGCTGGACTATCTGCAGAAGCAGGATTTTATCCGCAAGGATGCAGCCGTCGTGATCGGACATTCCGCAGGCGGCTGGGGCGCGCTGGCGCTTGCCGATGCCGATCCGAAGACGATCTCCGCCATCATTGCGTTTGCGCCCGGACGCGGCGGTCACGCCAATGACGAACCGAACAAGGTTTGCGCGCCCCATACGCTGCTCGCGGCTGCGGCCGAATTCGGCAAGGCGGCGCGCATTCCCGTCACATCGCTGGTCGCAGCCAATGACAGTTATTTTACACCGGCCTTTTCGAAAGAGATCGCGAATGCGTTTCGCGGCGGCGGCGGCAAGGACGATGTCCGCATCCTGCCGGCCGTGGGCAGTGAGGGCCACTGGATGATCGAGCTGGATGCCGGCGTCCAGGCCGCAAGCAGCGAGCTCGCGCGCGCGCTGAACCTGCCAAAGCCTGTGGCGACCAAGAAGCCATGA
- a CDS encoding DUF2269 domain-containing protein gives MTLYFLVKYLHVLGAIVILGTGTGIAFFMLMAHRTNDAAFIARTASVVVIADAIFTLSAVILQPVTGGLLMMLSATPITERWLLASLALYIFAGLFWIPVVFMQIEMRDLARKAAEQRMALPQRYFTLFRRWFAFGFPGFGATMAILWLMIAKPF, from the coding sequence ATGACGCTGTATTTCCTGGTCAAATATCTGCACGTGCTCGGCGCCATCGTCATCCTCGGCACCGGAACCGGCATCGCCTTCTTCATGCTGATGGCCCATCGCACCAACGACGCGGCGTTCATCGCGCGCACGGCGTCCGTGGTGGTGATTGCGGATGCGATCTTCACGCTGTCGGCCGTGATCCTGCAGCCGGTCACGGGCGGCCTGCTGATGATGCTCTCGGCGACGCCGATCACCGAGCGCTGGCTGCTGGCCTCGCTCGCGCTGTACATCTTTGCAGGCTTGTTCTGGATCCCCGTCGTCTTCATGCAGATCGAGATGCGCGATCTCGCGCGCAAGGCCGCCGAGCAGCGCATGGCGCTGCCGCAGCGCTATTTCACCCTGTTCCGCCGCTGGTTCGCGTTCGGCTTCCCCGGCTTCGGCGCCACGATGGCGATCCTCTGGCTGATGATCGCAAAACCGTTTTGA
- a CDS encoding SDR family oxidoreductase, protein MNQRTILVLGASGLIGRFVTDDLRARGFRVVGLARSLSPAQAMSALDIALPILNLDASALTRLLSEHDVDVVVNCLGVLQDGPGSDTSAVHRDFVARLLQAIAGSGRAIRLVHISIPGTAEADRTAFATTKREAERLIATSHISHAILRPGFVVAPSAYGGSAMLRALAAFPLDLPDKEMATRFQSVAVEDISATIAWLAVREIDDASVKAVSWDLMQSEPITMAAVVKQFRHAFGTAGWPHVAMPFFMLDLGARIGDLANYLGWMPPMRSTAIAELRRGVSGDPSAWIAATGIVPKTLAETIGHHPATIQDKWFARLFLVKALIFASLVVFWIASGFIALFVSYHAAAGILTAHSFPPALVAPITIGTSLMDMSIGVLIAFRRTAAVGLVAGIVASLCYMFGAAILTPDLWIEPLGALVKTGPAIVLMLVALLMLDNR, encoded by the coding sequence ATGAACCAGCGAACCATTTTGGTGCTCGGCGCCTCCGGCCTGATCGGCCGCTTCGTCACCGACGATCTGCGCGCGCGAGGGTTTCGCGTGGTCGGTCTGGCGCGCAGCCTGTCGCCCGCGCAGGCAATGAGTGCGCTCGATATCGCGCTGCCGATCCTCAACCTCGACGCCTCCGCGCTGACACGCCTGCTGAGCGAGCATGACGTGGATGTCGTGGTGAACTGCCTCGGGGTGCTTCAGGATGGCCCAGGCAGCGATACCAGTGCCGTGCATCGCGATTTCGTCGCGCGCCTGCTTCAGGCCATCGCCGGCAGCGGTCGTGCGATCCGGCTGGTGCACATCTCGATTCCCGGAACGGCCGAAGCCGATCGCACCGCCTTCGCGACGACCAAGCGTGAGGCCGAGCGCCTGATTGCGACGTCCCACATTTCTCACGCCATCCTGCGGCCCGGCTTCGTGGTCGCACCGTCGGCCTATGGCGGCAGCGCCATGCTGCGCGCCCTCGCCGCCTTTCCGCTCGATCTGCCGGATAAGGAGATGGCAACACGATTCCAGTCGGTCGCGGTCGAGGATATTTCGGCCACCATCGCCTGGCTCGCCGTGCGCGAGATCGACGATGCATCCGTGAAAGCGGTGAGCTGGGACCTGATGCAATCCGAGCCGATCACGATGGCCGCTGTCGTCAAGCAGTTCCGGCATGCGTTCGGCACGGCCGGCTGGCCGCATGTCGCGATGCCGTTCTTCATGCTCGATCTCGGCGCAAGAATTGGCGATCTCGCCAATTACCTCGGCTGGATGCCCCCGATGCGCTCCACCGCCATCGCCGAGCTGCGCCGCGGCGTGAGCGGTGATCCCTCGGCGTGGATCGCCGCGACCGGCATCGTGCCGAAGACGCTGGCTGAGACGATCGGGCATCATCCCGCCACCATCCAGGATAAGTGGTTCGCGCGGCTGTTCCTGGTCAAGGCGCTGATCTTTGCGAGCCTCGTCGTGTTCTGGATCGCCTCCGGCTTCATCGCGCTGTTCGTGTCGTATCATGCCGCCGCCGGGATTCTCACCGCGCACAGCTTCCCGCCGGCGCTGGTCGCTCCCATCACCATCGGCACCAGCCTGATGGACATGAGCATCGGCGTGCTGATCGCCTTCCGCCGCACGGCTGCGGTCGGGCTCGTTGCGGGCATCGTCGCCTCACTCTGCTATATGTTCGGCGCAGCGATCCTGACGCCCGACCTCTGGATCGAGCCGCTCGGCGCGCTGGTAAAAACAGGGCCGGCTATCGTGCTCATGCTGGTCGCACTTCTGATGCTGGATAATCGCTGA
- a CDS encoding thiol-disulfide oxidoreductase DCC family protein: MPKWPDDDVILFDGVCIFCSRWVRFVAQRDTAKRFRFTPIQSDYGAKFARTFGIDPDDPDTNAVVHSGEVFMKSDAALTVLSLLPGWGWTRVLFAVPKPLRNAAYSLIAHNRYRIFGKYEVCFVPDADLRARVIE; encoded by the coding sequence ATGCCGAAATGGCCTGACGACGACGTGATCCTGTTCGACGGCGTCTGCATCTTCTGCTCGCGCTGGGTCCGATTCGTCGCGCAGCGCGACACGGCAAAGCGGTTTCGATTCACGCCGATCCAGTCGGATTATGGCGCGAAGTTCGCACGGACGTTCGGTATCGATCCGGATGATCCTGATACGAACGCCGTCGTTCACAGCGGCGAGGTGTTCATGAAGTCCGATGCCGCGCTGACGGTGCTCTCGCTGCTTCCCGGCTGGGGCTGGACGCGAGTCCTGTTTGCCGTGCCAAAACCGCTACGGAATGCGGCCTACAGCCTCATCGCGCACAACCGTTATCGCATCTTTGGCAAGTACGAGGTGTGTTTCGTGCCGGATGCAGATTTACGGGCAAGGGTGATCGAGTGA
- a CDS encoding NAD(P)/FAD-dependent oxidoreductase, whose amino-acid sequence MSFPSSVDVAIIGAGAAGLGAAHALAGSGRSVIVLEARDRLGGRAWTVQASPEVTFDVGCGWLHSADKNSFAPIARALGFELNKDLPPWRERAYGNAFPQSDRDDFMCAMDAFYERLWQAAQKGMDQPASLSLEPGNRWNPMIDAISTYINGCELKDMSTLDWDAYEDSELNWRVRRGYGALVAAYGAPCPVALNCNVTLIDHSSKHVRIETSQGTLTAAKVIVTVPTNLIADEAIRFSPPLPVKVDAARGLPLGVDDKVTLALDDAEAFPKEGNLRGATMRTEMGTYHIRPFGQPCIEGFFGGSFARQLEAAGEGAIAAHSIDEIAGFLGNDIRRKLKPLYESRWGHDPFARGSYSHALPGHAGDRAVLAAPVDGRLFFAGEATSPNFFTTAHGARDSGERAAKEVLAAKR is encoded by the coding sequence ATGTCCTTCCCCTCTTCCGTCGACGTCGCGATCATCGGCGCCGGTGCCGCCGGCCTCGGCGCAGCGCACGCGCTGGCAGGCTCCGGCCGCTCCGTGATCGTGCTGGAGGCGCGCGACCGGCTCGGCGGCCGCGCCTGGACCGTGCAGGCCTCGCCTGAGGTCACTTTCGACGTCGGCTGCGGCTGGCTGCACTCGGCCGACAAGAACTCCTTCGCTCCCATCGCACGCGCGCTCGGCTTCGAGCTCAACAAGGACCTGCCGCCCTGGCGCGAGCGCGCCTATGGCAATGCGTTTCCGCAAAGCGACCGCGACGACTTCATGTGCGCGATGGACGCGTTCTACGAGCGGCTCTGGCAGGCCGCGCAGAAGGGCATGGATCAGCCCGCGAGCCTGAGCCTCGAGCCCGGCAATCGCTGGAATCCGATGATCGACGCGATCTCGACCTATATCAACGGCTGCGAACTCAAGGACATGTCGACGCTCGACTGGGACGCCTACGAGGACAGCGAGCTCAACTGGCGCGTCCGCCGCGGCTATGGTGCGCTGGTTGCGGCCTATGGCGCACCATGTCCCGTCGCGCTGAACTGCAACGTCACGCTGATCGATCATTCGAGCAAGCACGTTCGCATCGAGACATCACAGGGCACGCTGACCGCAGCCAAGGTGATCGTCACCGTGCCGACCAACCTCATCGCCGATGAGGCGATCCGTTTCTCGCCGCCCCTGCCGGTCAAAGTCGATGCCGCGCGCGGCCTGCCGCTCGGCGTCGACGACAAGGTGACACTGGCACTCGACGATGCCGAAGCCTTCCCGAAGGAAGGCAATTTGCGCGGCGCCACCATGCGCACCGAAATGGGCACCTACCACATCCGCCCGTTCGGCCAGCCCTGCATCGAAGGCTTTTTCGGCGGCAGCTTTGCACGTCAACTCGAAGCCGCCGGCGAAGGCGCCATCGCCGCGCACAGCATCGACGAGATCGCGGGCTTCCTCGGCAACGACATCCGCCGCAAGCTGAAGCCGCTGTACGAGTCGCGCTGGGGGCATGATCCGTTCGCGCGAGGCTCCTATTCGCACGCGCTGCCGGGGCATGCGGGGGACCGCGCGGTGCTGGCCGCACCGGTGGATGGACGGTTGTTCTTCGCGGGCGAGGCGACCTCGCCGAATTTCTTCACGACGGCGCATGGCGCGCGGGATAGCGGGGAGCGGGCAGCGAAGGAAGTTTTAGCTGCGAAGCGCTAG